One part of the Anaeromyxobacter sp. Fw109-5 genome encodes these proteins:
- a CDS encoding response regulator, whose amino-acid sequence MDRDALLQSLRNALASDLGEQVRVLEEGVVALEKAEPGPERDALLADVFRAAHGLKGSARAAGVAPMEATCHAMESLLGAARDHARTLGREDFAALLAAVDALSEVQKRLSEEPAAEVEEALFASARELLRSRIEGTPPATSSAAPRAGHPERSVSAPAETRSGGTPAPPAAPGAGHPESFDSAASGRYAQDKRSRGTPTTSPASAPSPPRPDAGRSERPRRSGALRLAPERLDAIAVAGGGLLASAFQAEARATRADELARDARKLRAALRAARPILARAAAVRHGRAAVEATAARAALAVEDDLGRLERGLSALRGQLAVEARALERRTRRLASDVRALRLTPWLEATAGLERAARDVAAARARDVEVVVGGEGLELDRSVVDALREPLGQLVRNAVDHGIEDVAERRAAGKPERGRIEVDARIEGERVFVRVRDDGRGLDPERLREEARRRGLPVPADRRRALELVFVPGFSTATQVTELSGRGVGLDVVASAVRAMRGTVGLSSSRGHGTCFELAVPTTLYGLRAVVVRDAGQVFAIPALDVERVFRLRPEQVATSGGRPMLLAGEPAPLAPLAPALGLSSETWRVEDRRMAVLVEANGQRAAFAVDEVLAERELSLEPLSGRLEGLTLASAVAVLPGGDLAVVLASRELVELAHGAQAPSPAPPREAAPARRRVLLADDAATTRALARSLLEASGFEVIPAGDGEQAWSLLQQHGADVVVSDVEMPRMSGFELTRAIRQSPRFARLPVVLLTALESEGDRRRGLEAGADAYLVKATFDQRVLLDTIAELLEEVP is encoded by the coding sequence ATGGACCGCGACGCCCTGCTCCAGTCGCTGCGCAACGCGCTGGCGTCCGATCTCGGCGAGCAGGTGCGCGTGCTCGAGGAGGGGGTCGTCGCCCTCGAGAAGGCCGAGCCCGGGCCCGAGCGGGACGCTCTGCTCGCGGACGTCTTCCGCGCGGCCCACGGGCTGAAGGGCTCCGCGCGAGCGGCCGGGGTCGCGCCGATGGAGGCGACCTGCCACGCGATGGAGTCGCTGCTCGGGGCGGCCCGCGACCACGCCCGCACGCTCGGGCGCGAGGACTTCGCCGCGCTGCTCGCGGCGGTGGACGCGCTCTCGGAGGTCCAGAAGCGGCTCTCCGAGGAGCCGGCGGCGGAGGTGGAGGAGGCGCTCTTCGCGAGCGCGAGGGAGCTCCTGCGCTCGCGGATCGAGGGAACGCCGCCCGCGACGTCGAGCGCGGCTCCTCGGGCCGGTCATCCCGAGCGTAGCGTCTCCGCACCAGCGGAGACGCGGAGTGGAGGGACCCCGGCCCCGCCCGCGGCTCCTGGGGCCGGTCATCCCGAGTCCTTCGACTCCGCGGCCTCCGGCCGCTACGCTCAGGACAAGCGGAGTCGAGGGACCCCGACGACCTCGCCCGCCTCGGCGCCCTCCCCTCCCCGCCCCGACGCCGGCCGCTCCGAGCGGCCGCGCCGGAGCGGCGCGCTGCGGCTCGCCCCCGAGCGGCTCGACGCCATCGCCGTCGCCGGCGGCGGGCTCCTCGCGTCTGCGTTCCAGGCCGAGGCGCGGGCGACGCGCGCGGACGAGCTCGCCCGCGACGCCCGGAAGCTCCGCGCGGCCTTGCGCGCAGCGCGGCCGATCCTGGCCCGCGCGGCCGCGGTCCGCCACGGTCGTGCCGCGGTGGAGGCCACCGCCGCGCGCGCGGCGCTCGCGGTCGAGGACGACCTCGGTCGCCTGGAGCGCGGCCTCTCCGCGCTGCGCGGCCAGCTCGCCGTCGAGGCGCGCGCCCTCGAGCGGCGGACGCGCCGGCTGGCCTCGGACGTGCGGGCGCTCCGGCTCACGCCGTGGCTCGAGGCGACCGCGGGGCTCGAGCGCGCCGCGCGCGACGTGGCAGCGGCCCGGGCCCGCGACGTCGAGGTCGTGGTCGGGGGCGAGGGTCTCGAGCTCGACCGCTCGGTCGTCGACGCGCTCCGGGAGCCGCTCGGGCAGCTCGTCCGGAACGCGGTCGACCACGGCATCGAGGACGTCGCCGAGCGCCGCGCGGCCGGCAAGCCGGAGCGAGGGCGTATCGAGGTCGACGCGCGCATCGAGGGCGAGCGCGTGTTCGTGCGAGTACGCGACGACGGCCGCGGGCTCGACCCCGAGCGCCTCCGCGAGGAGGCGCGCCGGCGGGGCCTCCCCGTCCCCGCGGACCGCCGGCGCGCGCTCGAGCTGGTGTTCGTGCCGGGCTTCTCGACCGCGACGCAGGTGACGGAGCTCTCCGGCCGGGGCGTGGGGCTGGACGTCGTCGCCAGCGCCGTGCGTGCGATGCGCGGCACGGTGGGCCTCTCGTCCTCCCGGGGCCACGGGACCTGCTTCGAGCTGGCGGTGCCGACGACGCTCTACGGCCTGCGGGCGGTCGTGGTGCGCGACGCGGGTCAGGTCTTCGCGATCCCCGCGCTCGACGTCGAGCGGGTGTTCCGGCTGCGCCCGGAGCAGGTGGCCACGAGCGGCGGGCGCCCCATGCTGCTCGCCGGCGAGCCGGCCCCCCTCGCGCCGCTGGCGCCTGCGCTCGGGCTCTCCTCTGAGACGTGGCGCGTCGAGGACCGGCGCATGGCGGTGCTGGTGGAGGCGAACGGGCAGCGCGCTGCCTTCGCGGTGGACGAGGTCCTGGCCGAGCGCGAGCTGTCGCTCGAGCCGCTCTCCGGGAGGCTGGAGGGGCTGACCCTCGCGAGCGCCGTGGCGGTCCTCCCCGGGGGCGACCTGGCGGTGGTGCTGGCGAGCCGGGAGCTGGTCGAGCTCGCCCACGGCGCCCAGGCCCCTTCCCCCGCGCCGCCGCGGGAGGCCGCTCCAGCCCGACGCCGCGTGCTGCTCGCCGACGACGCCGCGACCACCCGCGCCCTGGCGCGGAGCCTCCTCGAGGCGTCCGGGTTCGAGGTGATCCCCGCCGGCGACGGAGAGCAGGCCTGGTCGCTGCTCCAGCAGCACGGCGCGGACGTCGTGGTCTCGGACGTGGAGATGCCGCGGATGAGCGGCTTCGAGCTGACCCGGGCGATCCGGCAGAGCCCCCGCTTCGCCAGGCTGCCCGTCGTGCTCCTCACCGCGCTGGAGAGCGAGGGGGACCGGCGCCGCGGCCTGGAGGCCGGCGCGGACGCATACCTCGTGAAGGCCACGTTCGATCAGCGCGTGCTCCTCGACACCATCGCGGAGCTGCTCGAGGAGGTCCCATGA